The following coding sequences lie in one Silvanigrella aquatica genomic window:
- a CDS encoding PIN domain-containing protein: MKYPEKEKSKLREWFSKDEINTIYMFIDTQTFTNEKFDFNNSKFNTIKKASENKHIKIITTIVIIEETKRRVVESMEAIDKLKSKIHLKKIIELIDNIIKDNKESDLFSKFMEDFCVENISKITDISMIDVLQDYFKKEPPFKNKKDEFPDAYNIKCLKSYLKNNHAIVISGDTDYEDCFKVK, from the coding sequence ATGAAATATCCCGAAAAAGAAAAAAGCAAACTACGTGAGTGGTTCTCTAAAGATGAGATAAACACGATCTATATGTTCATAGATACACAAACATTTACAAATGAAAAATTCGATTTTAATAATTCGAAATTCAATACAATAAAAAAAGCATCTGAAAATAAACATATTAAAATAATCACAACTATTGTTATCATTGAAGAAACAAAAAGAAGAGTTGTCGAATCAATGGAAGCAATAGATAAATTAAAATCAAAGATTCACTTAAAAAAAATAATAGAATTGATTGATAACATTATAAAAGACAATAAAGAAAGTGATTTATTTTCTAAATTTATGGAAGATTTCTGTGTTGAAAATATCTCAAAAATTACAGATATATCAATGATAGATGTGTTACAAGACTATTTTAAAAAAGAACCACCATTTAAAAATAAAAAAGATGAATTCCCTGATGCTTATAATATAAAATGCTTAAAGTCATATTTAAAAAACAATCATGCTATAGTTATATCTGGTGATACTGATTATGAGGATTGTTTTAAAGTAAAGTGA
- a CDS encoding transposase: protein MVKKKSVKSQYSLEFKNQVLEVLENSPKSMAQIAREFEVSYPTLNSWKRSIGEKENSNIKKNSDELKKLKREYELLKKENEILKKAASFFAKQLD from the coding sequence ATGGTAAAGAAGAAATCAGTTAAAAGTCAATATTCTCTTGAGTTTAAAAACCAAGTCCTTGAAGTCTTAGAAAATAGCCCTAAAAGCATGGCTCAGATAGCTAGGGAGTTTGAAGTTTCCTACCCCACTCTGAATAGCTGGAAGCGTTCTATTGGCGAAAAGGAAAATTCAAATATAAAGAAAAACTCTGACGAATTGAAAAAGCTAAAGCGAGAATACGAGCTTTTAAAAAAGGAAAATGAAATCCTAAAAAAGGCGGCAAGCTTCTTTGCAAAGCAACTCGATTAA
- a CDS encoding IS3 family transposase — MLEKLNYPILLLCKVMCVSKSGFYKWLECKDKNHQFEFSLEEEIKKIHTSSRGTYGRRRILSTLKKSFIKVGKKRISKIMKKLNLNGVGKPKFKTTTKVDRQAIHFPNLISGDFTSYKPNELWTSDITYIPTKEGWVYLCIILDTFSRAIIGWSMQDNLKREIVLNSLNMAYKKRSHFPNGIIFHSDKGSQYSSKEVRKYLKLNHFHQSMSNSCYENSITETFFSTLKKELVHRCNFLTRKEAKSSIIEYIEVFYNRIRAHSALDYLAPLEYEKNYEI; from the coding sequence TTGCTAGAGAAGCTTAATTATCCTATTCTTTTACTTTGCAAAGTAATGTGCGTTTCTAAAAGTGGATTTTATAAATGGCTTGAGTGTAAAGATAAAAATCATCAATTTGAGTTTAGCCTTGAAGAAGAAATAAAAAAAATACATACTTCTTCAAGGGGTACATATGGAAGACGGCGAATTTTATCAACACTTAAAAAGTCATTTATTAAAGTTGGAAAAAAACGAATATCCAAGATTATGAAGAAACTAAATCTGAATGGGGTCGGCAAACCTAAATTTAAAACAACAACAAAGGTTGATAGGCAAGCGATACATTTTCCGAATTTAATTTCAGGGGATTTTACTTCCTATAAGCCCAACGAACTTTGGACCAGCGATATTACTTATATTCCAACGAAAGAGGGCTGGGTTTATTTGTGCATAATATTGGATACTTTTTCAAGAGCAATAATTGGTTGGAGCATGCAAGATAATCTAAAAAGAGAAATTGTTTTGAATTCACTAAACATGGCATACAAAAAAAGATCTCATTTTCCAAATGGAATAATTTTTCATAGTGACAAAGGATCACAATATTCAAGTAAAGAAGTTAGAAAATATTTAAAATTAAATCATTTTCATCAAAGCATGAGCAATAGCTGCTATGAGAATTCTATTACAGAAACATTTTTTTCCACTCTAAAAAAAGAATTGGTACATCGATGCAATTTTCTTACTAGAAAAGAAGCAAAATCTTCGATTATAGAATATATTGAGGTGTTTTATAATCGAATTCGTGCGCACTCTGCCCTTGATTATCTTGCACCATTAGAGTATGAAAAAAATTATGAAATTTAA